From a region of the Ovis aries strain OAR_USU_Benz2616 breed Rambouillet chromosome 10, ARS-UI_Ramb_v3.0, whole genome shotgun sequence genome:
- the MED4 gene encoding mediator of RNA polymerase II transcription subunit 4 isoform X2 codes for MLAISRNQKLLQSGEENQVLELLIHRDGEFQELMKLALNQGKIHHEMQVLEKEVEKRDSDIQQLQKQLKEAEQILATAVYQAKEKLKSIEKARKGAISSEEIIKYAHRISASNAVCAPLTWVPGDPRRPYPTDLEMRSGLLGQMNNPSTNGVNGHLPGDALAAGRLPDVLAPQYPWQASDMAMSMLPPNHSHDFLLEPPGHNKENEDDVEVMSTDSSSSSSDSD; via the exons ATGCTGGCAATTTCAAGAAACCAAAAGTTGCTACAGTCTGGAGAGGAAAACCAG GTCCTGGAGTTGCTAATTCACAGAGATGGGGAATTTCAGGAACTAATGAAATTGGCACTTAATCAGGGAAAAATCCATCATGAAATGcaagttttagaaaaagaagtagaaaagagAGACAGTGATATTCAGCAACTACAAAAACAGCTAAAGGAAGCAGAACAGATACTG GCAACAGCTGTTTACCaagcaaaagaaaaactcaagtcaatagaaaaagcaaggaaag GTGCTATTTCCTCTGAAGAAATAATTAAGTATGCACATAGGATTAGTGCAAGTAATGCTGTGTGTGCCCCACTGACCTGGGTCCCAG GGGACCCACGGAGACCATACCCAACTGATTTGGAGATGAGAAGTGGATTACTGGGTCAGATGAACAATCCTTCCACTAATGGAGTAAATGGTCATCTCCCAGGGGACGCACTTGCAGCCGGCAGACTGCCCG ATGTCCTTGCTCCACAGTACCCATGGCAGGCAAGTGACATGGCGATGAGCATGCTCCCACCCAACCACAGTCACGACTTCCTGCTGGAACCTCCAGGGCACAACAAAGAAAACGAGGACGATGTAGAGGTTATGTCAACGGACTCCTcgagcagcagcagtgactctgATTAG
- the MED4 gene encoding mediator of RNA polymerase II transcription subunit 4 isoform X1, translated as MAAASSGEEKKERPGGGLGAAGGNSTRERLLSALEDLEVLSRELIEMLAISRNQKLLQSGEENQVLELLIHRDGEFQELMKLALNQGKIHHEMQVLEKEVEKRDSDIQQLQKQLKEAEQILATAVYQAKEKLKSIEKARKGAISSEEIIKYAHRISASNAVCAPLTWVPGDPRRPYPTDLEMRSGLLGQMNNPSTNGVNGHLPGDALAAGRLPDVLAPQYPWQASDMAMSMLPPNHSHDFLLEPPGHNKENEDDVEVMSTDSSSSSSDSD; from the exons ATGGCGGCGGCGTCGAGCGGCGAGGAGAAGAAGGAGCGTCCGGGCGGCGGCTTGGGAGCGGCCGGCGGTAACAGCACGCGAGAGCGGCTGCTCTCAGCGCTGGAAGATCTGGAGGTCTTGTCGAG agAACTTATAGAAATGCTGGCAATTTCAAGAAACCAAAAGTTGCTACAGTCTGGAGAGGAAAACCAG GTCCTGGAGTTGCTAATTCACAGAGATGGGGAATTTCAGGAACTAATGAAATTGGCACTTAATCAGGGAAAAATCCATCATGAAATGcaagttttagaaaaagaagtagaaaagagAGACAGTGATATTCAGCAACTACAAAAACAGCTAAAGGAAGCAGAACAGATACTG GCAACAGCTGTTTACCaagcaaaagaaaaactcaagtcaatagaaaaagcaaggaaag GTGCTATTTCCTCTGAAGAAATAATTAAGTATGCACATAGGATTAGTGCAAGTAATGCTGTGTGTGCCCCACTGACCTGGGTCCCAG GGGACCCACGGAGACCATACCCAACTGATTTGGAGATGAGAAGTGGATTACTGGGTCAGATGAACAATCCTTCCACTAATGGAGTAAATGGTCATCTCCCAGGGGACGCACTTGCAGCCGGCAGACTGCCCG ATGTCCTTGCTCCACAGTACCCATGGCAGGCAAGTGACATGGCGATGAGCATGCTCCCACCCAACCACAGTCACGACTTCCTGCTGGAACCTCCAGGGCACAACAAAGAAAACGAGGACGATGTAGAGGTTATGTCAACGGACTCCTcgagcagcagcagtgactctgATTAG
- the MED4 gene encoding mediator of RNA polymerase II transcription subunit 4 isoform X3, whose amino-acid sequence MAAASSGEEKKERPGGGLGAAGGNSTRERLLSALEDLEVLSRELIEMLAISRNQKLLQSGEENQVLELLIHRDGEFQELMKLALNQGKIHHEMQVLEKEVEKRDSDIQQLQKQLKEAEQILATAVYQAKEKLKSIEKARKGAISSEEIIKYAHRISASNAVCAPLTWVPGDPRRPYPTDLEMRSGLLGQMNNPSTNGVNGHLPGDALAAGRLPVSA is encoded by the exons ATGGCGGCGGCGTCGAGCGGCGAGGAGAAGAAGGAGCGTCCGGGCGGCGGCTTGGGAGCGGCCGGCGGTAACAGCACGCGAGAGCGGCTGCTCTCAGCGCTGGAAGATCTGGAGGTCTTGTCGAG agAACTTATAGAAATGCTGGCAATTTCAAGAAACCAAAAGTTGCTACAGTCTGGAGAGGAAAACCAG GTCCTGGAGTTGCTAATTCACAGAGATGGGGAATTTCAGGAACTAATGAAATTGGCACTTAATCAGGGAAAAATCCATCATGAAATGcaagttttagaaaaagaagtagaaaagagAGACAGTGATATTCAGCAACTACAAAAACAGCTAAAGGAAGCAGAACAGATACTG GCAACAGCTGTTTACCaagcaaaagaaaaactcaagtcaatagaaaaagcaaggaaag GTGCTATTTCCTCTGAAGAAATAATTAAGTATGCACATAGGATTAGTGCAAGTAATGCTGTGTGTGCCCCACTGACCTGGGTCCCAG GGGACCCACGGAGACCATACCCAACTGATTTGGAGATGAGAAGTGGATTACTGGGTCAGATGAACAATCCTTCCACTAATGGAGTAAATGGTCATCTCCCAGGGGACGCACTTGCAGCCGGCAGACTGCCCG TGTCTGCATGA